TCACCGTGAGTCCCCCAGCGGGCCTGCATCACGTCGCCTTGGGCTGGTGCCGTGGGGCTGCCAGTGCTGGGCCCCAGGCGCTGCACATCAACTACCACGCAAGGAACCTCGGCCATAGATGCGTAGCCCAGGTTCTCCTGCATCAGCGAAAAGCCGGGACCGCTGGTAGCCGTCATGCTCTTCATCCCGCCCAGAGAGGCCCCAATGATGGCCCCCATGCTGGCAATTTCATCTTCCATCTGGATGAAGACCCCGCCTTCCTCAGGCAGGCGCTGAGAGAGATATTCAGCTATCTCTGAAGCTGGAGTAATGGGATAGCCTGCAAAAAAGCGCATTCCCGCCGCCAGCGCTCCCTCGGCGCAGGCCTCATCGCCCTGCATTAGCCGGTAAAATCTATCCTTGCCGCTCATAATCCTCGCCCCTTTTCCTTTTGACCCCAAACTTTTTCCTGCCTGAACCTTTTCCTACCTTGCCTGCCCCCAATTCTCTCTTTTGGTCCTTATCTTACTCTTGCTCCTTATCTTAGCCCCTCACTATCCTGCTTCTCTTTATGGCTCTTGAGCTCGATCCTGCTCTCAAGCCTTGCCATCATTACCCTTCACCCCACCTAGGCCTCCCCAAGTGCTGGGCCTGAACTCGATGGCTCCGGTAGCTTATGCTTTAGCCGCCAGCCGCAGCCACCGCTAAGCCAGGCGCTTGATTTTCAGGCGCAAGGACCTCAATGGCGTAGTCCGGGCACCTGAGCTCACACATCTCGCAACGGGTGCACGCTTCCGGGCGCACTGCTTTAGGCTTGCCATCCTTTTCTGCTTCCAGCACCTGCTTGGGGCAAAAGGCTATGCAGATGCCGCACCGCTTGCACCACTCATCCTTAATGGTAATAACCGGTGTTTGACTTGTAGTTGCCATCGCTCTTCCCCTCTTTATCCCAGCCGGCTTATCCGGCTTATTAGGCTACTCCTCGCTTAACCCCATCGCTACGAGCCTAATACCTCTGCTCGCCGTTCGGCCTTATTCCTCTGGCTTGGGCTTGCCGCTTTACCGCCTCCAGCCGCTCCCAAATGACGTTCTTAAGCAGGTTAACGGAGCCAGCATCGGCTTCATAAATGAATTCAATGATCTGCTTGCCTTTACTGATCAGACCCTCAACTTCCTTCTTCCGACCCGGCGAGACTATCACTGCATGGACCTGGCTTAAAAACTCAGCCAGCTCCTTAGGGTCACGGGAAATGGTATGCACTAGGTCGAGCTCGTTTATCCCCGCCTTGGCAATTGACTTGCGTACCCGGTCGGCAAAAGCCTCGGAAAGGCAAACTAGCCCAATCCGTTTGTTATCAGGGAGACGGGCAATCCGTACCATGGTTTCCAGCTGGGGGTCAAGGGCTATCCCGAGCACATCAACTCCAGTGTTAGCCAGGAGCGACTTTACTTCATCTTGATGGAAGAAAGTGGTTACTACCACATCGGCGTTGGCCACAACCCCGCTAACCCGCTGCGGATCGCGACGCAGATCATCGAGCAATACTGGAACTATGCCCACCCCTGACCCGAGCTCCAGCTCGCGGGAGAAGTAATCCAACTGCTCGCGGTTGCACTCTACAAAGGCTACCTTGACTTTATGTAGTATTTCTTCCCGTTCCTGCACTACCTTACGAACCAGTTCTACAAACTCGCCCAGCGTGTAGCCCATTTCTGCCGCCTTCTGCATGGCCGCCTCGATGATGTGATAAATCGGGTCCTCGCGCTGGCCATCTTGGGCCCCAGGCACGCTAGCTACAAAGGTGCCGCGGCCCTGCCGAGATGTTAAGATCCCTTCCTGCTCCAGGCGGTTGTAAGCCTGAATGACGGTATTGCGGCTAATTCCGAGCAATCGGGCTAGCTCTCGCTCCGGGGGCAACTGGTAGCCCACTGGCCAAGCTCCGCTCTCGATCATGGCCACAATCTGCTGCTTGAGCTGAACGTTTAAGGGGGTCCCATTGCCCCGGTTCAATCTAATTTGCATACTCTACTCACCGCCACCAAGTGGCATGTTTCATGGATCCAATTTGCATGATAGGTGCCATAATAACTTGATTATACCCACTCAGTCCGACTATTGGTACTATATGTAGATCCACTAATTGCCATTCCCTTTCTGGCTTCAGTCTATCATAATCCTGAAAATCCTACAATACCCTTTTTGCATCCCGATAAAGTTTTTTTAAGACCACCTGAGCAAATTGGTACCTTTGATCTATCCATTGGATCCAATTTTCGTCGGTGTTCCTTGTGGGTAACAGCTGCCAAATTCCCAGCGATTTCTTTACCAGCGTTGCTGGCGACTACTGATGAGAGGTAGAGAGCGAGCAATGGCCGCGGGTGCCCCTGCGGATGTCGCTAGCAGACCGCCTGCATATAATGAACCGAAAGGAGGTATAGCTTCATGTCTATTTCTGCGCCAGGAAACTCAGGCCTGAGCCGCCCCCGTTTAGGGATGGCGCTTAGAGGCCCTTGGCCTCGTCCTCGATCTACCGCTAAAAGCCACGGCGACCAGGATTCCCCGCCACCGGCCTTGTCCTCTACTTCGGACGCCCCAGTAGAGCCCGAGCTTATGGACGGTGGCCTACCGCTGACTAGCGCCGCTGGAGCTAGAGACGAAAAACCAGAACCCGCGCCAGAAACGGCCGCCGATGCCGGCGCTGGCAAAGTGCTGCCGCTGCCAGCTGAGGAACCACAGGTTAGCGGCGAACCTCAAAGGAGAGAATCTGGCCCTAGAAACCAGGATAGTTCCGAGCCCTCCGGCATCCAAGTGGTCACCATGGCCGCCAAAACCAGGGCGGTAGCCCAGGAACTGATCCTGAGCGGCGCCCTGGACAATCTTTTTGCCAATATCCTTTCCTTCTTAAAGAAAGCAGAAGCTTTCATCGCCCATGCCGAAAATGGAACCGGGATCATCAATCGCATCGTGAATCTGGTTAAAGAAGAGCTCCAGCGGGAGATGGCGAAAACGCCAGTGGGATCTGGCGGCGAACCAGGTGGTTCAGGAGCGGTTTTGGGGGCGGGCAGCCTGGGTGGGCTACCCTTGTCGTCACTGCAGCTGGTCTGGAACCTCATCCAGACTAACGAATTCCAGCAGCTGATCGCCAAAATGATTGCCCAGGCCTTGAAGCCGCCGCCGGAAAGCAAACCTTCCTCGCCGTCTGCCAGTTAGGCAGGCCTAGCCGGCACCGGGGGTTGCACCCCCGGGACCGCGGTGTTTATAGGTAGTAGGGCAAGCTGCCTCGATACTAATTGAAGAGACACCAGGCGGGTTAGAGGAA
The window above is part of the Clostridia bacterium genome. Proteins encoded here:
- a CDS encoding GntR family transcriptional regulator; translated protein: MQIRLNRGNGTPLNVQLKQQIVAMIESGAWPVGYQLPPERELARLLGISRNTVIQAYNRLEQEGILTSRQGRGTFVASVPGAQDGQREDPIYHIIEAAMQKAAEMGYTLGEFVELVRKVVQEREEILHKVKVAFVECNREQLDYFSRELELGSGVGIVPVLLDDLRRDPQRVSGVVANADVVVTTFFHQDEVKSLLANTGVDVLGIALDPQLETMVRIARLPDNKRIGLVCLSEAFADRVRKSIAKAGINELDLVHTISRDPKELAEFLSQVHAVIVSPGRKKEVEGLISKGKQIIEFIYEADAGSVNLLKNVIWERLEAVKRQAQARGIRPNGEQRY
- a CDS encoding 4Fe-4S binding protein — protein: MATTSQTPVITIKDEWCKRCGICIAFCPKQVLEAEKDGKPKAVRPEACTRCEMCELRCPDYAIEVLAPENQAPGLAVAAAGG